Proteins from a single region of Candidatus Woesearchaeota archaeon:
- a CDS encoding radical SAM protein, which yields MAITILDCYTDEPSGLGVPPYLGTYPRYLYGYFKTKYPEETIYYVTIDDLRLFYKYRNKIPETKLHQKTDISVFNLTVNSPRLYQIITETSELIINLGVHVPGKYLTGTPGTIIEVSRLLTDLKISCKKILTGPAIFGTQMFGGKFFEKIPKHLFDEEKAFAFSYDEIKRYSITGAEVVKQILNYKIIEIETGKGCNVGKCSFCTEPLKAKVAYRNKDDIVAEIKALYDLGERNFRLGKQTCFYSVPNVIELLQDIRKTCPDIEILHIDNVNPIFVPTKKGEEITKAIVNYCTSGNIAAFGVESFDPVVTRENTLNCNAETAMKAIRVINKYGAERGSNGMPKFLPGINIIFGLKGETKKTHEINMEYFKKILDEGLLLRRINIRQTAIFEGTKLYEECGDKFLKKNKQYYWKWRNQIRQEIDYPMLQRVVPIGTVLHDCIAEVYDGKTTFLRQIGTYPLIVGVKERVALKKKYSVKIIGHMLRSIVGEIVKQE from the coding sequence ATGGCAATTACCATATTAGACTGTTACACTGATGAACCATCTGGATTAGGCGTGCCTCCTTATTTAGGAACATATCCTCGTTATCTCTATGGGTATTTCAAAACTAAATATCCTGAAGAAACTATTTATTATGTGACTATTGATGATCTTAGATTGTTTTATAAATATCGTAATAAGATTCCTGAAACAAAATTGCATCAGAAAACTGATATTAGTGTTTTTAATCTGACCGTAAATTCTCCTCGCCTTTATCAAATAATTACTGAAACATCTGAACTGATTATTAATTTAGGCGTGCATGTGCCTGGAAAATATCTTACTGGAACACCTGGAACTATTATTGAAGTAAGCAGATTGCTCACTGATCTTAAAATTTCCTGTAAAAAAATATTAACTGGACCTGCTATATTTGGAACGCAAATGTTTGGAGGGAAATTCTTTGAAAAAATACCTAAACATTTGTTTGACGAGGAAAAAGCCTTTGCGTTTTCCTATGATGAAATCAAACGCTATAGCATTACAGGAGCCGAAGTGGTCAAACAAATTCTCAATTATAAAATAATTGAGATAGAAACTGGCAAAGGATGCAATGTTGGCAAATGCAGTTTTTGCACTGAGCCATTAAAAGCAAAAGTTGCCTATCGAAATAAAGATGATATTGTTGCTGAAATCAAAGCATTGTATGATCTTGGCGAACGAAATTTTAGATTAGGGAAACAAACCTGCTTTTATTCTGTACCAAATGTCATTGAATTACTACAAGATATTAGAAAAACCTGCCCTGATATTGAAATTTTACATATAGATAATGTCAATCCTATTTTTGTTCCTACTAAAAAAGGCGAGGAGATAACTAAAGCAATAGTAAACTATTGCACATCTGGAAATATTGCCGCATTTGGCGTTGAAAGTTTTGATCCTGTTGTCACCCGTGAAAATACTTTGAATTGCAATGCTGAAACTGCAATGAAAGCAATCAGAGTCATCAACAAATACGGAGCTGAGCGAGGCAGCAATGGCATGCCTAAATTTTTGCCTGGCATTAATATTATCTTTGGCTTAAAAGGCGAAACCAAAAAAACCCATGAGATCAACATGGAATATTTCAAGAAAATTCTTGATGAAGGGTTATTGTTACGACGAATTAATATACGACAGACTGCTATTTTTGAAGGCACTAAGTTGTATGAAGAATGCGGCGACAAATTCCTCAAGAAAAACAAACAGTATTATTGGAAATGGCGCAATCAAATCAGGCAGGAAATTGATTATCCCATGCTCCAGCGTGTTGTACCGATTGGAACTGTTTTGCATGACTGCATTGCTGAAGTGTATGATGGGAAAACTACCTTTTTACGACAGATAGGAACGTATCCTTTAATTGTAGGTGTTAAAGAACGCGTTGCACTGAAGAAAAAATATTCTGTGAAAATTATTGGGCATATGCTGAGGAGTATTGTAGGGGAGATTGTTAAACAAGAATAA